In Caldisphaera lagunensis DSM 15908, a single genomic region encodes these proteins:
- a CDS encoding APC family permease, with protein MESEDKLLSQRSKDLKKGVVTYAELIFQSISFTAPAIAVTATMTGAAAFAYGSLPLTYILALFGILSAGFVVYSFSRKVASSGGYYRYIERGLGPRLGAFGGWTYILYTVIGATPFIYFETALAIQYGLQAFGINVPSWFWYPIGLIVGILAFLLAYSGIKNSLRYSLYTGTAEILLLIIVAIVILIRTPTPFNLKVFTPAYSPTGWNGVALGMVFSFTSLAGWGSMVFLGAEARQAHYNIRRGVTLTILILGLLFLFESYAMTIGWGPQNMSTYFNYFLPGLVLALKDGGIILAAILFIFLINSGFVDTLAIINAGSRDLYTMSKDGLLPDKLSDTHPKYKSPHIALIVNTLVGVILFTITGWLFGPLNGFLITGIWTGTGTLIEHILVNTSLPLYFRKHKELRWTYITIPLISTALYIFAIYGSFLSINYYILIGTFSMVAWLVAGAIIYSFKKNIKIRLEENEEL; from the coding sequence ATGGAAAGCGAGGATAAACTTTTATCACAAAGAAGCAAAGATTTAAAGAAAGGTGTTGTTACTTATGCGGAACTAATTTTTCAGTCTATTTCATTTACAGCCCCAGCGATAGCTGTCACAGCCACAATGACTGGGGCTGCTGCTTTTGCTTATGGTTCTTTACCATTAACATATATCCTTGCACTCTTTGGAATTCTTTCAGCAGGATTTGTTGTATATTCATTTTCTAGAAAAGTTGCCTCTAGCGGGGGATACTACAGATATATTGAACGTGGATTAGGACCGAGACTCGGAGCATTTGGTGGGTGGACGTATATACTATATACAGTAATAGGAGCCACACCTTTCATATATTTTGAAACAGCACTTGCAATCCAATATGGATTACAGGCTTTTGGAATAAATGTACCAAGTTGGTTTTGGTATCCAATTGGGCTTATTGTTGGTATTCTAGCATTTTTGCTAGCATATTCTGGAATTAAAAATTCTCTAAGGTATAGTCTTTATACTGGCACTGCTGAAATACTTTTACTTATTATTGTTGCAATCGTTATATTAATTAGGACTCCAACTCCATTTAATCTTAAGGTTTTCACACCAGCTTATTCTCCTACAGGCTGGAATGGAGTGGCATTGGGTATGGTATTTTCATTTACATCACTTGCCGGATGGGGATCAATGGTATTTCTTGGAGCTGAAGCACGTCAGGCTCATTATAACATAAGAAGAGGTGTTACACTTACTATCTTAATTCTTGGTCTATTATTTTTATTTGAAAGCTATGCAATGACGATAGGATGGGGACCACAAAATATGAGTACATATTTTAACTATTTCCTTCCAGGTCTTGTCTTAGCTCTCAAAGATGGAGGTATTATACTTGCAGCAATTCTTTTTATATTCTTGATAAATAGTGGTTTTGTTGATACTTTAGCAATAATAAATGCAGGGTCAAGGGATTTGTATACTATGTCAAAAGATGGTCTTTTGCCTGATAAATTATCAGATACACATCCAAAATATAAAAGTCCGCATATTGCGCTTATAGTAAACACTTTGGTAGGCGTTATTTTATTTACTATAACCGGATGGCTATTTGGCCCACTAAATGGATTTCTTATAACAGGGATTTGGACTGGTACAGGTACACTGATCGAGCATATCCTTGTAAATACTTCACTACCACTTTATTTCAGAAAGCATAAAGAACTACGTTGGACTTATATAACAATACCATTAATTTCTACTGCTTTGTATATCTTTGCAATCTATGGTTCATTTCTATCAATAAATTATTATATATTAATTGGAACATTCTCCATGGTTGCATGGTTAGTTGCTGGTGCGATAATATATTCATTTAAAAAGAATATAAAAATAAGGCTTGAGGAAAACGAAGAACTTTGA
- a CDS encoding YeeE/YedE thiosulfate transporter family protein: protein MGPLPLLNYPVWVIGVFYGLLGIIGGMLAAKYTYCIVVATHQVMGLKYSKVYEMILTGIGVSALAVGILTASKIVPFIDAYYFMPGAGWYTLLGSFIFGFGIMLGNGCMFGMLWKSGVGYVVNWFEILGMMLGTFIFAYPIFNGLNLNKWWHTTGFLSIANGNPLNFIPYTLGKSSISALFMGIVFFIVILIPSLWMRKNRKEFEINIREKFMNLLIF from the coding sequence TTGGGTCCATTACCCTTATTAAATTACCCTGTTTGGGTTATAGGCGTATTTTATGGGCTTCTTGGAATAATTGGAGGTATGTTAGCTGCAAAATATACCTATTGTATAGTTGTTGCAACTCATCAAGTTATGGGATTGAAATATAGTAAGGTTTATGAAATGATATTAACTGGTATAGGGGTTTCTGCATTAGCCGTTGGTATTTTGACCGCATCAAAAATTGTTCCTTTTATTGATGCATATTATTTTATGCCTGGTGCTGGATGGTATACTTTATTAGGCTCATTTATATTTGGATTTGGAATAATGTTAGGTAATGGATGTATGTTTGGTATGCTATGGAAATCAGGTGTTGGATATGTTGTTAATTGGTTTGAAATATTAGGGATGATGTTAGGAACATTTATATTTGCATACCCAATATTCAACGGATTAAATTTAAACAAATGGTGGCATACAACAGGCTTTTTAAGTATAGCAAATGGAAATCCACTTAATTTTATTCCATATACATTAGGAAAATCTAGCATCTCTGCATTATTTATGGGTATAGTATTTTTTATCGTAATTCTGATCCCTTCATTATGGATGAGAAAAAATAGAAAAGAATTTGAGATAAATATAAGGGAAAAATTTATGAATCTCCTTATTTTTTAG
- a CDS encoding YeeE/YedE thiosulfate transporter family protein — MVASFIFAAGHFFNYLGVTTPVGLFTEYLLYPFGVNLAHNDINWYSTTPIISAFTFFILMIIIGAFIYTSLTGTFEIKLPSKTTNRVAEIIIAFAGGIILAIGARIAQGCSVGGFWSGLTGLSIFGVIFTIGMIPGTIAGYYTYVNLSSWASSLKKSKNVSSDSSSKIDNALSKYRNILNLVFGVVIGLILIGISLELPGLNANAAQTLKTQVLAQYQTVLLAWGIFVIIISFLIVGIRSYVLRR; from the coding sequence ATGGTAGCATCATTTATATTTGCAGCAGGTCACTTCTTTAATTATTTAGGTGTAACAACACCTGTAGGATTATTTACAGAGTATTTGTTGTATCCCTTTGGAGTTAATTTAGCACATAATGATATAAATTGGTATTCAACAACCCCAATAATAAGTGCATTTACATTCTTTATTCTTATGATTATTATTGGAGCTTTTATATATACCAGTTTAACTGGCACATTTGAAATTAAATTACCAAGCAAAACAACTAATCGTGTGGCTGAAATCATAATCGCCTTTGCAGGAGGAATAATCTTAGCAATTGGAGCAAGAATAGCCCAAGGATGCAGTGTAGGAGGCTTTTGGTCAGGATTAACAGGATTATCAATCTTTGGAGTTATATTTACTATTGGAATGATACCGGGAACAATAGCAGGTTATTATACTTATGTTAATTTAAGCAGCTGGGCCTCATCATTAAAGAAATCAAAAAATGTATCATCAGATTCATCTTCAAAAATTGATAATGCTCTTTCTAAATATAGAAATATTTTAAACTTAGTCTTTGGAGTTGTTATTGGTTTAATATTGATCGGAATTTCACTTGAATTGCCGGGCTTAAACGCTAATGCTGCGCAAACATTAAAAACACAAGTATTAGCTCAATATCAGACTGTATTATTAGCTTGGGGGATATTTGTAATTATAATTAGTTTTTTGATTGTTGGTATTAGAAGTTATGTTTTAAGGAGGTGA
- a CDS encoding sulfurtransferase TusA family protein, with amino-acid sequence MADIVVDSKGLACPGPITELIKAYKKAKNGDRIILYATDPGVKADSKAWCERTKNKLVNIEEENGTYKVTIEIINKK; translated from the coding sequence ATGGCAGATATAGTAGTTGATAGTAAAGGTTTGGCATGCCCTGGGCCTATTACTGAGTTAATTAAAGCATATAAGAAAGCAAAAAATGGAGATAGAATAATATTGTATGCAACAGATCCTGGAGTAAAAGCTGATTCAAAAGCATGGTGTGAAAGAACTAAAAACAAGCTAGTTAACATAGAGGAAGAAAATGGTACCTACAAGGTTACTATAGAAATCATAAATAAAAAATAA
- a CDS encoding M20 family metallopeptidase: MDIDEAIDEIKKDMINFLIKIINIPTENPPGLNYEKFVDYMYDFLISLDYNIKIVEPKEELKELVKYGSGRRPNIIANYGNKGVKIGFNSHYDVVPAGKGWSHDPYNATIEEGKIYGRGSSDMKSGIASQIFAVEALKIMNNIKDKITIRQFIVPDEETVGNKNAGTYYLVEKGFINKENLNYLIFTEPLNPTNIGIGHRGALWGTFNLYGKKSHGGFPQKGLDVIRCASKIINYIYEIADKRSKTISKYPIIPEEAKRPSYLVGTINGGEWMNTVADFLTFSYVRRLIPEETLEFARNEVNEIIKYTENECKGIKIEFLPYYEVDNIMFPVDNGVKIISEKIKEVYNVNPSIVLSPGTFDIRFIYNKGIESFNYGPGLLELAHATDEYVYVEDLIKSTKVISLFLKEFLNK; encoded by the coding sequence ATGGATATAGATGAGGCAATAGACGAGATAAAGAAAGACATGATAAATTTTTTAATAAAAATTATTAATATACCTACAGAAAATCCTCCAGGATTGAATTATGAAAAATTTGTTGATTATATGTATGATTTTTTAATATCTTTAGATTATAATATAAAAATTGTTGAGCCTAAAGAAGAATTAAAAGAATTAGTTAAATATGGTAGCGGAAGAAGACCAAATATAATTGCAAATTATGGAAATAAAGGTGTTAAAATAGGATTTAATTCCCACTATGATGTTGTTCCTGCTGGAAAAGGGTGGTCTCACGATCCATATAATGCTACTATAGAAGAAGGTAAGATTTATGGAAGAGGATCATCAGATATGAAATCTGGTATTGCATCTCAAATTTTTGCAGTAGAAGCATTAAAAATTATGAATAATATAAAAGATAAAATTACGATAAGACAATTTATTGTACCAGATGAAGAAACTGTTGGAAACAAAAATGCAGGGACTTATTATTTAGTAGAAAAAGGTTTTATTAATAAAGAAAATTTAAATTATTTAATTTTCACTGAGCCATTAAATCCAACTAATATTGGAATAGGTCACAGAGGTGCATTATGGGGAACATTTAATTTATATGGTAAAAAATCTCATGGTGGTTTTCCACAAAAAGGATTAGATGTTATAAGATGTGCTTCAAAAATAATTAATTACATTTATGAAATTGCAGATAAAAGATCGAAAACCATTTCTAAATATCCAATAATTCCTGAAGAGGCAAAAAGACCATCTTATTTAGTGGGAACAATAAATGGTGGAGAATGGATGAACACAGTTGCTGATTTCCTAACATTTTCTTATGTAAGAAGATTAATACCTGAAGAGACCTTGGAATTTGCTAGAAATGAAGTAAATGAAATAATAAAATATACTGAAAATGAATGTAAGGGGATTAAAATTGAATTTTTACCTTATTATGAGGTAGATAATATAATGTTTCCTGTTGATAATGGAGTTAAGATTATTTCAGAAAAGATTAAAGAAGTTTATAATGTAAATCCATCAATTGTTTTATCTCCAGGCACATTTGATATAAGGTTTATATATAATAAAGGAATCGAATCGTTTAATTATGGGCCAGGTTTATTAGAATTAGCTCATGCAACAGATGAATATGTTTATGTTGAGGATTTAATAAAATCAACAAAAGTAATATCATTGTTTTTAAAAGAATTTTTAAATAAATGA
- a CDS encoding P1 family peptidase produces the protein MKIVDGFKICGYDDDNAKSGITAVFPMKENVASVYVAGGSPGTRDTEVIDLEKRKNHEVNAISIVGRSIYGLKAVEGIVDSLRKDNIGFKINNIIVPIVPSAVIFDFYYNNILPDETWGIKCYKNMSQDVKIGNYWAGKGATVGKLMGLEYMMKSGQGYYKEGFGKVEIGVLTVVNAIGEIINEKGEIIAGVNMNGKIIPSQEILKKKLMKNSSINTTVSIVMTNIKASVEEMKLIAKSAYLGISRRIRPIGLSLDGDVVFSVTTNEVEEDIDTIRGLVEDIASKSVLSIWGG, from the coding sequence TTGAAAATAGTTGATGGTTTTAAAATATGCGGGTATGATGATGATAATGCAAAGTCTGGAATAACAGCAGTTTTTCCTATGAAAGAAAATGTAGCAAGCGTTTACGTCGCAGGAGGCTCCCCAGGAACTAGAGATACAGAGGTTATTGATTTAGAGAAAAGGAAAAACCATGAGGTTAATGCAATATCTATCGTTGGAAGAAGCATCTATGGATTAAAGGCAGTTGAGGGAATTGTTGACTCCTTAAGAAAAGATAACATAGGATTTAAAATTAATAATATAATTGTTCCAATAGTTCCTTCAGCTGTAATATTTGATTTTTATTATAACAATATCTTACCAGATGAAACATGGGGGATTAAATGCTATAAAAACATGAGTCAAGATGTTAAGATAGGGAACTATTGGGCAGGAAAGGGTGCGACTGTTGGAAAACTTATGGGATTAGAATACATGATGAAAAGTGGTCAAGGTTATTATAAAGAAGGATTCGGAAAAGTAGAAATAGGGGTTTTAACTGTTGTAAATGCAATAGGGGAAATAATTAATGAAAAAGGGGAAATAATAGCTGGAGTTAATATGAATGGAAAAATTATACCTTCTCAAGAAATTTTAAAGAAAAAGTTAATGAAGAATTCTTCTATTAATACGACAGTATCCATAGTAATGACTAACATAAAAGCATCTGTAGAAGAAATGAAATTAATTGCAAAATCTGCTTATCTAGGAATTTCTAGAAGAATAAGACCAATAGGACTATCTTTAGATGGAGATGTCGTTTTCTCTGTTACAACAAATGAAGTTGAAGAAGATATTGATACTATAAGAGGTTTAGTTGAAGATATAGCATCTAAGAGTGTTTTATCTATATGGGGAGGTTAA
- a CDS encoding PD-(D/E)XK nuclease family protein, with amino-acid sequence MANESKIDLKKEIIRLLKEDENFRYEVVGLIGIEEMIKRLEKNTEEIVSLRAETNKLRQDVNLLIEEMNKLREETNSLRAETNKLRQDVNLLIEEMNKLREETNSLRAETNKLRQEMMRGFESMDIRLTALGARWGVYTEDTVKNLLKGVLEKELNYKIEKWVYNDSQGVVYGYPSIIEIDMAIIGDKILLIEFSSHIKRSDPFTFKKKAELFEKTTGKKASRLIIATPYIDQDAENACQILGIEVYSKF; translated from the coding sequence TTGGCTAATGAATCTAAAATTGATCTAAAAAAAGAAATAATAAGGTTATTGAAAGAGGATGAAAATTTTCGCTATGAAGTAGTAGGTCTTATAGGAATAGAGGAGATGATTAAAAGATTAGAAAAAAATACTGAAGAAATTGTTAGCCTAAGGGCTGAGACTAACAAACTAAGACAAGATGTAAATCTTTTGATCGAAGAGATGAATAAGTTAAGAGAGGAGACTAATAGCCTAAGGGCTGAGACTAACAAACTAAGACAAGATGTAAATCTTTTGATCGAAGAGATGAATAAGTTAAGAGAGGAGACTAATAGCCTAAGGGCTGAAACTAACAAACTAAGACAAGAAATGATGAGAGGATTTGAATCTATGGACATCCGTTTAACAGCATTAGGAGCGAGATGGGGAGTTTATACCGAAGATACTGTAAAAAATCTTCTTAAAGGAGTGCTTGAAAAAGAACTTAATTATAAAATAGAAAAGTGGGTATATAATGATTCCCAAGGAGTTGTATATGGCTATCCTTCCATTATAGAAATAGATATGGCAATAATTGGTGACAAAATTTTGCTTATAGAATTTTCGTCTCATATTAAAAGATCAGATCCTTTTACTTTCAAAAAGAAAGCGGAGCTCTTTGAAAAGACAACGGGAAAGAAAGCATCAAGGCTTATTATTGCTACACCTTATATAGATCAAGATGCAGAAAACGCATGTCAAATTTTAGGAATAGAAGTATATTCTAAGTTTTAA
- a CDS encoding MFS transporter — translation MVYGLNKQQWIEVLSAWLGWLLDGYTTIGYALVGLTISTVFFPPSLKVAGIVLTFAGFGVGALARSIGSLVFGNYLGDKLGRKNMLITTILGFSFLSASKSILPSYNQVGIIAPILLYIILFFEGMFAGAEYGGGSTLAMESTPPERRGFVGSFVQSGYGTGYFIVSLVLTGISLVTGKAFSTIGWRILFATALIPGLIAFLMRLFAKETKIFEEMKGKNEIERVPLKSLFKYSPKQMIIGLLITTGLLGVNTATFSFWPSVMNELKYDESLIGIGVAIINLISLFGVWFGGFIADKIGGRKIPMLIYALLFAITSYFLIVYGYTRNFEIFVTLFSIQAFIEAMIFSTIPAFLSEIFSRKYRTTGVGFTYNGGAIVGGFAISMIYAISYLGLLNAWIIILYLFTAIMLIGIILAQETWGRKINKDLIYE, via the coding sequence ATGGTCTATGGCTTAAACAAACAGCAATGGATTGAAGTATTATCAGCATGGTTAGGATGGTTATTAGATGGATACACAACAATAGGTTATGCATTAGTTGGTTTAACTATTTCAACGGTTTTCTTTCCTCCATCATTAAAGGTTGCGGGTATTGTTTTAACATTTGCGGGTTTTGGTGTTGGCGCATTAGCAAGGTCCATTGGATCTTTAGTTTTCGGAAATTACTTGGGTGATAAACTTGGAAGAAAAAACATGCTAATTACAACAATTCTTGGATTTTCTTTTTTATCTGCATCAAAAAGCATCTTACCTAGTTATAATCAAGTAGGTATTATTGCTCCAATCTTACTTTATATTATACTATTCTTTGAAGGAATGTTTGCAGGAGCGGAATATGGAGGAGGATCTACATTAGCTATGGAAAGTACTCCTCCGGAAAGAAGGGGATTTGTTGGAAGCTTTGTACAAAGCGGTTATGGAACTGGATATTTTATAGTATCATTAGTATTAACTGGTATATCATTAGTAACTGGTAAAGCATTCTCAACTATTGGTTGGAGAATTTTATTTGCAACGGCTTTAATTCCTGGTTTGATCGCTTTTTTAATGAGATTATTTGCCAAGGAAACTAAAATATTTGAAGAAATGAAAGGAAAGAATGAAATAGAAAGAGTTCCATTAAAATCACTATTTAAATATTCTCCAAAGCAAATGATTATAGGTTTATTAATAACCACTGGTTTACTAGGAGTAAACACTGCAACATTTTCATTTTGGCCTTCAGTTATGAATGAATTGAAATATGATGAATCTTTAATTGGAATAGGAGTTGCGATAATAAATTTGATATCACTATTTGGTGTGTGGTTTGGGGGTTTTATTGCAGATAAAATAGGAGGGAGAAAAATCCCAATGCTTATATATGCACTATTATTTGCTATAACATCATATTTTCTGATTGTTTACGGTTATACAAGGAATTTCGAAATTTTTGTTACCTTGTTTTCTATACAAGCATTTATTGAAGCTATGATATTTTCAACTATACCAGCTTTTCTCTCAGAGATTTTTAGTAGAAAATATAGAACAACTGGGGTTGGTTTTACATATAATGGGGGTGCAATAGTTGGAGGATTTGCAATAAGCATGATATATGCAATTTCCTATTTAGGGTTATTGAATGCTTGGATTATAATTCTTTATTTATTTACGGCAATAATGCTAATAGGCATAATATTAGCTCAAGAAACTTGGGGGAGAAAAATAAATAAAGATTTGATATACGAATAA
- a CDS encoding CoA-acylating methylmalonate-semialdehyde dehydrogenase → MELHIVKNFIDNAYHEAISDKYYDVYNPAFGEVIARVPETPREEIDRAIESSVNAFERWSKVPVTERIKYLFRLHELIQNNIDEIAKTTTNEHGKIFNESKGDVIRTLENIEAASAEVYHMMGKNNTEIATNIDEFMIRVPIGVFAIISPFNFPLMVPFWFVPYAVATGNTVIVKPSEKTPLSMELVGELIRKAGFPEGVINIINGGSDVVNRLLDSKEIKGVGFVGTTGVAQYVYKKASESYKRVIANGSAKNFAIVMPDANLSQTIPNLISSFFGNAGERCLANSVLITFKENHDKVVSEFARASSKIRLGYGLDKDVDMGPLIREEHRQKVKSYIDYGKENKIKLIIDGSDKVPEKYKKGFFLGPTIFDEVPLDSKLIKEEIFGPVASVIVVDNFDEALNIINSSKYGNAGSIFTESGYYARRFANEVNAGNIGINIGIAAPLGYYPFGGMKDSFFGMLHAQGGEDHIMFYTERKIIINRWFGYSEKEKETPTTLK, encoded by the coding sequence ATGGAATTACATATAGTAAAAAATTTCATTGATAACGCATATCATGAAGCAATATCTGATAAATATTATGATGTATATAATCCAGCATTTGGTGAAGTAATAGCAAGGGTCCCTGAAACACCGAGAGAAGAAATAGATAGAGCAATAGAAAGCTCAGTTAACGCATTTGAAAGGTGGAGCAAGGTACCTGTTACTGAAAGGATCAAATACTTATTTAGACTTCATGAACTAATTCAAAACAATATTGATGAAATAGCTAAAACTACTACAAATGAGCATGGGAAAATATTTAATGAATCAAAAGGAGATGTGATAAGAACACTTGAAAATATTGAGGCAGCATCTGCAGAAGTTTATCATATGATGGGGAAAAATAATACCGAAATAGCAACAAATATTGATGAATTTATGATAAGGGTTCCTATAGGAGTGTTTGCGATAATATCCCCATTTAATTTTCCATTAATGGTGCCTTTTTGGTTTGTTCCATATGCGGTTGCAACAGGAAATACTGTAATTGTAAAACCTTCAGAGAAAACACCTTTATCGATGGAACTTGTTGGCGAATTAATAAGGAAAGCAGGATTTCCTGAAGGAGTAATAAATATAATTAATGGTGGATCTGATGTAGTAAATAGACTGCTTGATAGCAAGGAAATAAAAGGAGTTGGTTTTGTTGGTACAACAGGTGTTGCCCAATATGTGTATAAAAAAGCATCTGAAAGCTATAAAAGAGTAATTGCTAATGGATCTGCAAAGAATTTTGCAATTGTAATGCCAGATGCGAATTTATCTCAAACAATACCAAACTTGATTAGCTCTTTCTTTGGTAATGCAGGTGAAAGGTGTTTAGCAAACTCTGTATTAATTACATTTAAAGAAAATCATGATAAGGTAGTAAGTGAGTTTGCAAGAGCTTCTTCAAAAATTAGACTTGGATATGGTTTAGATAAAGATGTTGATATGGGGCCCTTAATTAGGGAAGAACACAGGCAAAAAGTTAAAAGTTATATAGATTATGGAAAAGAGAATAAAATAAAACTTATAATAGATGGAAGCGATAAAGTTCCAGAAAAATATAAAAAAGGATTTTTCTTAGGTCCAACAATATTCGATGAAGTCCCTCTAGACTCAAAATTAATAAAAGAAGAAATTTTTGGCCCAGTTGCATCAGTTATCGTTGTGGATAATTTTGATGAGGCATTGAATATCATTAATAGCTCAAAATATGGAAATGCTGGGTCAATATTTACTGAAAGTGGTTATTATGCTAGAAGATTTGCCAATGAGGTTAATGCTGGGAATATAGGTATTAATATAGGAATTGCTGCTCCATTAGGATACTATCCATTTGGAGGGATGAAGGATTCATTTTTTGGAATGCTTCATGCCCAAGGAGGAGAAGACCATATAATGTTCTATACTGAAAGGAAGATTATCATAAACAGGTGGTTTGGTTATTCCGAAAAAGAAAAAGAAACTCCAACAACTCTAAAATAA
- a CDS encoding aspartate aminotransferase family protein → MQDYSVKLNKDFSYSLFATWRKQKGFNPITIVDAEGSYIYTNDNRKILDFSSQLMCSNLGHKNKRVISAMIEQMNKVAYVSPSFNTPIKDEIAKELKSVLPENLVKYFFATSGTEANEAAIKIIRMIKGKEGKTKILSYYNSYHGSTSGSIQLTGDFRRIAVDSFERSPGFYHIPPPYCYRCPFNLKYPECNLACVKYAEYVFKNEGNIGGIFVEPVIGTNGVIVPPKDYLRELKKITEENDAIFVADEVMTGWGRTGEWFAVNHFGIKPDILTTAKGITGAYFPLSLTAVNKEISDYFEDNYFAHGHTYEAHPLGLAAAVAAIKEYKEKKLVENAKSLSIELGKRLEEFKEKHKSVGDVRYIGLFAAIELVKNKEKKTPFNTYNEKIEGKQLVVDKVARKALEKGVYVNTWVSHLIIAPPLIITKEELENGLDAIDEALYESDKEVE, encoded by the coding sequence ATGCAAGATTATAGCGTTAAACTTAATAAGGATTTTAGTTATTCTCTTTTTGCTACATGGAGAAAACAAAAAGGTTTTAACCCAATAACAATAGTTGATGCTGAGGGTTCTTACATATATACAAATGATAATAGAAAAATACTTGATTTTTCTTCTCAATTAATGTGCTCAAACTTAGGTCATAAAAATAAGAGAGTTATTTCTGCTATGATAGAGCAAATGAATAAGGTTGCATATGTTTCCCCTTCTTTTAATACACCTATTAAAGATGAAATTGCAAAAGAATTAAAATCAGTTTTACCTGAAAATCTTGTAAAATATTTCTTTGCAACGTCTGGCACGGAAGCAAATGAAGCTGCAATTAAGATTATAAGAATGATAAAAGGAAAAGAAGGAAAAACAAAAATATTATCATATTATAATTCTTATCATGGATCAACAAGCGGAAGCATACAGTTAACTGGAGATTTTAGGAGAATTGCTGTTGATTCATTTGAAAGATCACCAGGTTTCTACCATATTCCTCCACCATATTGTTATAGATGTCCATTTAATCTAAAATATCCGGAATGTAACTTAGCATGTGTAAAATATGCAGAATATGTTTTTAAAAATGAGGGTAACATAGGCGGAATTTTTGTTGAACCGGTTATAGGGACGAATGGTGTAATAGTACCTCCAAAAGATTACTTAAGAGAATTAAAAAAGATTACAGAAGAAAACGATGCAATATTTGTAGCAGATGAAGTTATGACTGGTTGGGGAAGAACAGGAGAGTGGTTTGCAGTTAACCATTTTGGAATAAAGCCTGATATTTTAACTACGGCCAAAGGTATAACTGGTGCTTATTTCCCATTGTCTTTAACAGCTGTAAATAAAGAAATATCGGATTATTTTGAAGACAATTATTTTGCACATGGTCATACTTATGAGGCACATCCATTGGGATTAGCCGCAGCGGTTGCAGCTATTAAAGAATATAAAGAGAAGAAGCTTGTTGAAAATGCAAAATCATTAAGCATTGAATTAGGCAAGAGGCTGGAGGAATTTAAAGAAAAACACAAATCTGTTGGAGATGTGAGATATATAGGTTTGTTTGCTGCAATTGAACTTGTTAAAAATAAGGAAAAGAAAACACCATTTAACACATATAATGAAAAAATTGAAGGAAAACAGCTAGTTGTTGATAAAGTAGCAAGAAAGGCATTAGAAAAAGGTGTTTACGTAAACACATGGGTATCTCATTTAATAATTGCTCCACCATTAATAATAACTAAGGAAGAACTTGAAAATGGACTGGATGCAATTGATGAAGCTTTATATGAATCCGATAAGGAGGTGGAATAA
- a CDS encoding ATP-binding cassette domain-containing protein, which produces MIEIKNIIKYYKNFKALDDVSFNVNNGELVGFVGINGAGKTTTIKISTGILRPTMGTVYIDGFDINKEKVEASKRIGWVPEIPIFEENFKAIDYFKYIAGYYGIKGKDAEELGKKLFEETGILDAKDKKLKGFSQGMKKDLH; this is translated from the coding sequence ATGATTGAAATAAAAAACATAATCAAATATTATAAGAATTTCAAAGCGCTTGATGATGTTTCATTTAATGTTAATAACGGAGAACTCGTTGGATTTGTTGGTATTAATGGAGCAGGTAAAACAACAACTATTAAAATTTCAACTGGTATCTTAAGACCAACAATGGGTACAGTATATATTGATGGTTTTGATATTAATAAGGAAAAGGTTGAAGCGTCAAAAAGAATTGGTTGGGTGCCTGAAATACCAATATTTGAAGAAAACTTCAAGGCAATTGATTACTTTAAATATATAGCAGGCTATTATGGAATAAAAGGTAAAGACGCAGAAGAACTTGGAAAAAAGCTATTTGAAGAAACGGGCATATTAGATGCTAAGGATAAAAAATTGAAGGGTTTTTCACAAGGTATGAAAAAAGATTTGCATTAG